Proteins encoded within one genomic window of Raineyella fluvialis:
- the murI gene encoding glutamate racemase, which translates to MTTRDRTAPIGIFDSGFGGLTVMRAVVDQLPHEDIVYLGDTARAPYGTQPLASVREFALECLDHLYDRGVKMLVIACNTASSAVLHDARERYDVPVVEVITPAASTAARVSRDGEVGVICTTSTARSGAYADALAAVPDVHLRTRACPQFVDYVERGITTGPEIQRIARGYLRPLQDAGVDTLILGCTHYPLLTGVISYVMGDGVTLVSSSDACARAVYRTLTDQDLLNDQSGLGTRAFLTTGQPEQFRSIGERLMGQGLIESVGQFL; encoded by the coding sequence GTGACCACACGCGACAGGACAGCGCCGATCGGGATCTTCGACTCCGGGTTCGGCGGCCTGACCGTGATGCGCGCTGTCGTCGACCAGTTGCCGCACGAGGACATCGTCTATCTGGGGGACACCGCCCGCGCCCCGTACGGCACGCAACCGCTGGCGTCGGTGCGTGAGTTCGCTCTGGAGTGCCTGGACCACCTCTACGACCGCGGCGTGAAGATGCTGGTCATCGCCTGCAACACCGCCTCCTCCGCCGTGCTCCACGACGCCCGGGAACGCTACGACGTCCCCGTCGTCGAGGTGATCACCCCGGCCGCGAGCACCGCTGCCCGGGTCTCCCGCGACGGTGAGGTCGGCGTCATCTGCACCACCTCGACCGCGCGTTCCGGCGCGTACGCCGATGCCCTCGCCGCCGTGCCCGATGTGCACCTGCGCACCCGCGCCTGCCCGCAGTTCGTGGACTACGTCGAACGGGGGATCACCACCGGCCCGGAGATCCAGCGCATCGCCCGCGGCTACCTGCGGCCACTGCAGGACGCCGGGGTCGACACGCTCATCCTCGGCTGCACCCACTATCCGCTGCTCACCGGCGTCATCTCGTACGTGATGGGCGACGGCGTCACGCTGGTCTCCAGCTCCGACGCCTGCGCCCGTGCCGTCTACCGGACGCTGACCGACCAGGACCTCCTCAACGACCAGTCGGGCCTCGGGACCCGTGCCTTCCTCACCACCGGGCAGCCCGAGCAGTTCCGCAGCATCGGGGAACGGCTGATGGGCCAGGGCCTGATCGAGTCGGTCGGGCAGTTCCTGTGA
- a CDS encoding DUF2017 domain-containing protein, which yields MKRFRKRGKAYQSVMEEFEVGLLTSLCGQLIDLLSPEAFTDPDLEEPEEDDADPDHDLDELFGDPVDLRRPAAPVSGSGNDQTEEAQADDPFALWEQELDAHRPEAQRPTDPVLLRLFPDAYRDDDKASAEFRRYTESDQRQRKIEEALIVMAGLEASDQGRLPVRIPSDQVEPWLRTLTALRLVVAERLGISDEHPLGDPDAVIPKARDFMLEVYDWLAYVQETLLGAL from the coding sequence GTGAAGCGGTTCCGCAAGCGTGGCAAGGCCTACCAGTCGGTGATGGAAGAGTTCGAGGTCGGGCTGCTCACGTCGCTGTGCGGCCAGCTCATCGACCTGCTCAGCCCCGAGGCTTTCACCGATCCCGACCTCGAGGAGCCGGAAGAGGACGACGCAGACCCAGACCACGACCTGGACGAGCTGTTCGGTGATCCGGTGGACCTGCGGCGGCCGGCGGCGCCCGTCTCAGGCTCTGGGAACGATCAGACGGAGGAGGCGCAGGCGGATGATCCCTTCGCGCTCTGGGAGCAGGAGCTCGACGCCCACCGGCCCGAGGCGCAGCGGCCCACCGACCCCGTGCTGTTGCGGCTCTTCCCCGACGCCTATCGGGACGACGACAAGGCCTCGGCGGAGTTCCGTCGCTACACCGAGTCCGACCAGCGCCAGCGCAAGATCGAGGAAGCCCTGATCGTGATGGCCGGCCTGGAGGCGAGCGATCAGGGTCGGCTGCCCGTCCGCATCCCCTCCGACCAGGTCGAGCCGTGGCTCCGTACCCTCACCGCCCTGCGCCTCGTCGTGGCGGAGCGGCTCGGTATCAGTGACGAGCACCCGCTGGGGGATCCGGACGCCGTGATACCCAAGGCGCGCGACTTCATGCTCGAGGTCTACGACTGGCTCGCGTATGTGCAGGAGACGCTGCTCGGCGCCTTGTGA
- the clpS gene encoding ATP-dependent Clp protease adapter ClpS — protein sequence MTAAEDPTSPAGGTAVIERPAEEAVVELPWTTVVWDDPVNLMSYVTHVFVTYFHYARDKAERLMLQVHHEGKAVVAMGTREQMERDVNAMHQFGLWATLGRAE from the coding sequence ATGACCGCTGCTGAGGACCCGACGTCTCCCGCCGGCGGGACGGCGGTCATCGAGCGCCCCGCCGAGGAAGCCGTCGTCGAACTGCCCTGGACCACCGTGGTCTGGGACGATCCGGTGAATCTGATGTCGTACGTGACGCACGTCTTCGTGACGTACTTCCACTACGCCCGTGACAAGGCCGAGCGACTGATGCTCCAGGTGCACCACGAGGGCAAGGCCGTGGTGGCGATGGGCACCCGCGAGCAGATGGAGCGCGACGTGAACGCGATGCACCAGTTCGGCCTGTGGGCCACGCTCGGGCGGGCGGAGTGA
- a CDS encoding nicotinate phosphoribosyltransferase: protein MTSSALYTDHYELTMVEAAMASGTASRRSIFELFPRRLPSGRRYGVVAGVGRAMQLLRDFRFGDEELAFLRDHQVVSPAVLDWLADYRFSGDIWGYPEGEIYFPGSPLMIVEGSFAEACILETAMLSVYNYDAAVASAASRMTLMAGDRPCIEMGARRANEEAAVAAARAAYIAGFVSTSNLEAGRRFGIPTAGTAAHSFTLLHDSEREAFEAQLTVQGKGTILLVDTYSIEEAVRTAVDLAGPELGAVRIDSGDLAITARDVRDQLDALGATRTRIIVTSDLDEWQIGALSAAPVDGYGVGTNLVIGSGHPTCGFVYKLVARAASSDPDAELVPVAKLSANKATVGGRKYAMRRYDNDGIAEAEVIGVGVQPQGDQNDRPLLHRLVAEGEIVWQDDLAAARERHRAGLAELPRAARKMSQGDPVIPTLYESDYA, encoded by the coding sequence GTGACCAGTTCTGCGCTGTACACCGACCACTACGAGCTGACGATGGTCGAGGCGGCGATGGCGTCCGGCACCGCCTCGCGCCGCAGTATCTTCGAGCTCTTCCCGCGCCGACTGCCCAGTGGACGTCGTTACGGCGTGGTCGCCGGAGTCGGGCGGGCCATGCAGCTCCTGCGCGACTTCCGCTTCGGCGACGAGGAGCTCGCGTTCCTCCGGGATCACCAGGTCGTGTCCCCGGCGGTCCTCGACTGGCTGGCCGACTACCGCTTCAGCGGCGATATCTGGGGCTACCCGGAGGGCGAGATCTACTTCCCGGGCTCGCCACTGATGATTGTCGAGGGCAGCTTCGCCGAGGCCTGCATCCTCGAGACCGCGATGTTGTCGGTCTACAACTACGACGCCGCAGTCGCCTCGGCCGCGTCCCGGATGACACTGATGGCCGGCGACCGCCCCTGCATCGAGATGGGGGCCCGCCGGGCCAACGAGGAGGCGGCGGTGGCCGCCGCCCGCGCCGCGTACATCGCCGGGTTCGTGTCGACGTCCAACCTTGAGGCGGGACGGCGCTTCGGGATCCCGACCGCGGGCACCGCGGCCCACTCCTTCACCTTGCTGCACGACAGCGAGCGGGAGGCCTTCGAGGCGCAGCTCACCGTCCAGGGCAAGGGCACCATCCTGCTGGTCGACACCTACTCCATCGAGGAGGCCGTCCGTACGGCCGTCGACCTGGCCGGCCCCGAGCTGGGTGCGGTGCGCATCGACTCGGGTGATCTGGCGATCACCGCCCGTGACGTACGCGACCAGCTCGACGCGCTGGGCGCCACCCGTACCCGCATCATCGTCACCTCCGACCTGGACGAGTGGCAGATCGGCGCCCTGTCGGCGGCGCCCGTCGACGGGTACGGGGTCGGCACCAACCTGGTCATCGGCTCCGGCCATCCGACCTGCGGCTTCGTCTACAAGCTGGTCGCCCGCGCGGCCTCGTCCGACCCGGATGCCGAACTGGTGCCGGTGGCCAAGCTGTCCGCCAACAAGGCGACCGTCGGTGGGCGGAAGTACGCCATGCGCCGCTACGACAACGACGGGATCGCGGAGGCGGAAGTGATCGGTGTGGGGGTGCAGCCCCAGGGAGACCAGAACGACCGCCCGCTGCTGCACCGCCTCGTGGCCGAGGGCGAGATCGTCTGGCAGGACGACCTGGCGGCCGCCCGGGAACGGCACCGCGCCGGCCTGGCGGAACTGCCCCGGGCCGCCCGGAAGATGTCCCAGGGCGACCCGGTGATCCCCACCCTGTACGAATCGGACTACGCCTGA